A portion of the Polaribacter cellanae genome contains these proteins:
- a CDS encoding type II toxin-antitoxin system ParD family antitoxin produces the protein MNKNTSISLGNYFDQFVQSRISEGRFKNVSEVIRAGLRLLEEEESKVIALKNAIQEGIDSGTAHDFDPKKHLESLKAKKRSNG, from the coding sequence ATGAACAAAAACACATCAATATCACTCGGAAACTATTTTGACCAATTCGTTCAAAGCCGAATAAGTGAAGGAAGATTTAAAAACGTTAGTGAGGTCATACGCGCTGGACTAAGGCTTTTAGAGGAAGAAGAAAGTAAAGTGATTGCCTTAAAAAACGCAATACAAGAAGGAATTGACAGCGGAACTGCTCACGATTTTGACCCCAAAAAACATTTGGAATCTTTAAAAGCGAAAAAGCGCTCGAATGGCTGA
- a CDS encoding RNA polymerase sigma factor encodes MIRVNKISDSILVSDYINGSEASLSILINRHQQRLFSFIYSKVQSKDVTEDIFQDTFIKVIRTLKKGKYNEEGKFLPWVMRIAHNLVIDYFRKNNRMPNFKNTDEFDIFSVLGDGSLNAEKQLIQEQIYSDVRELINELPDEQKEVLLMRMYKDMSFKEISENTGVSINTALGRMRYALINMRKLIEKHKIILVN; translated from the coding sequence ATGATACGTGTAAACAAAATTTCAGACAGTATTTTAGTAAGCGACTATATTAATGGTAGTGAGGCTTCTTTATCGATTTTAATCAATAGGCATCAACAGCGTTTGTTTAGCTTTATTTATAGTAAAGTGCAAAGTAAAGATGTTACAGAAGATATTTTTCAGGATACTTTTATAAAGGTAATTCGAACTTTAAAAAAAGGAAAATATAATGAAGAAGGAAAATTTTTACCTTGGGTGATGCGAATTGCGCATAATTTGGTAATCGATTATTTTAGAAAGAATAATAGAATGCCAAATTTTAAAAATACAGATGAATTTGATATTTTTTCTGTTTTAGGAGATGGAAGCTTAAATGCGGAAAAACAATTGATACAAGAACAAATTTACAGTGATGTTCGAGAGTTAATTAACGAACTTCCAGACGAACAAAAAGAAGTTTTGTTAATGCGTATGTATAAAGACATGAGTTTTAAAGAAATTAGCGAAAACACTGGTGTTAGCATTAATACAGCTTTGGGTAGAATGCGTTATGCGTTAATAAATATGCGTAAATTAATAGAAAAACATAAAATTATTTTGGTAAATTAA
- the uvrA gene encoding excinuclease ABC subunit UvrA, with protein sequence MIKDISKVNPKENIIIKGAKLHNLKNIDVVIPRNKLVVITGLSGSGKSSLAFDTLYAEGQRRYVESLSSYARQFLGKLHKPKVDYIKGIAPAIAIEQKVNSTNPRSTVGTSTEIYDYIKLLYARIGKTFSPISGKEVKKDTVSDVVNFVKKFDDKTKLLLLAPIAITKDRDLKTVLQVLEQQGYARLKWNDKVHRIADFPQKDYRNEPLFLVVDRIVTKDDEDFYNRLADAIQTAFFEGKGICFIENLADNKVAEFSNQFDLDGMTFLEPNTHLFSFNNPYGACPTCEGYGNVIGIDEDLVIPNTGLSIMEDAIFPFKTPSYIHYKEDLIDVAYKFDIPIHKPWFELTEKQQELVWNGNKSFNGIHHFFTTLEEKSYKIQNRVMLSRYRGKTKCTTCNGKRLRKEANYVKINEKTISDLVTLPLDELSIFFKNLKLDKYEEKIGKRLLTEINNRLQFLTNVGLNYLTLNRTSNTLSGGESQRINLATSLGSSLVGSMYILDEPSIGLHPKDTERLIGVLKDLRDLGNTVVVVEHDEDIMKEADYIIDIGPEAGTFGGNVVAEGTFKEILKSDSLTAQYLNNDLRIEVPTKRRTSKNNIQIIGAREHNLKNIDVTFPLNCLSVITGVSGSGKSTLVKSILYPTMQKKLIGYGEKIGQHTDIKGSFENLKHVEFIDQNPIGRSSRSNPVTYIKAYDDIRALFSNQKLSKIRNYKPKHFSFNVEGGRCEVCKGEGEVTIEMQFMADVHLECDACNGKRFKKEVLEVNFQGKNIDDILNLTIDDAVAFFSENLVTKIAQKLKPLQDVGLGYVQLGQSSSTLSGGEAQRIKLASFLVKGNTKDKALFIFDEPTTGLHFHDIKKLLRSFNALIDRGHSIIVIEHNIELIKCADYIIDLGLEGGKNGGKLIFQGTPEALARNKESYTSKYLTEKLMF encoded by the coding sequence ATGATAAAAGATATTTCCAAAGTAAATCCTAAAGAAAACATAATCATAAAAGGAGCTAAACTCCACAATTTAAAGAATATAGATGTTGTTATCCCCAGAAATAAATTGGTGGTAATTACTGGACTTTCTGGTTCTGGAAAATCTTCTTTGGCTTTTGACACGTTGTATGCAGAGGGGCAAAGACGTTATGTGGAAAGTTTGAGTTCTTATGCACGTCAGTTTTTAGGTAAATTACACAAACCAAAAGTAGATTATATCAAAGGAATTGCGCCTGCAATTGCGATTGAGCAGAAAGTAAACTCTACAAATCCACGCTCTACAGTTGGAACATCAACAGAAATTTACGATTATATAAAATTATTATATGCCAGAATTGGGAAAACCTTCTCTCCTATTTCAGGAAAAGAAGTAAAAAAAGATACGGTTTCCGACGTTGTTAATTTTGTAAAGAAATTCGACGATAAAACGAAGCTTTTATTATTAGCTCCCATTGCAATTACTAAAGATCGAGATTTAAAAACCGTTTTACAAGTTTTAGAACAACAAGGATATGCGCGTTTAAAATGGAACGATAAAGTACATAGAATTGCCGATTTTCCTCAGAAAGACTATAGAAATGAACCCTTATTTTTAGTAGTTGATAGAATTGTAACCAAAGATGATGAGGATTTTTACAACAGATTGGCAGATGCAATTCAGACTGCTTTTTTCGAGGGAAAAGGAATTTGTTTTATAGAAAATTTAGCAGATAATAAAGTAGCTGAATTTAGCAATCAGTTTGATTTGGATGGAATGACTTTCTTAGAACCAAACACACATTTATTCAGTTTTAACAATCCTTATGGCGCTTGCCCAACTTGCGAAGGTTATGGAAATGTTATTGGAATTGACGAAGATTTGGTAATTCCCAACACAGGTTTATCTATTATGGAAGACGCCATTTTCCCTTTTAAAACCCCTTCTTACATTCATTATAAAGAAGATTTAATTGATGTTGCCTATAAATTTGATATCCCAATTCACAAACCTTGGTTCGAGTTGACTGAAAAACAACAAGAATTGGTTTGGAATGGGAATAAAAGTTTTAATGGAATTCATCACTTTTTTACAACTTTAGAAGAAAAAAGTTATAAAATTCAGAATCGTGTAATGTTGTCTCGTTATCGAGGAAAAACAAAATGTACGACCTGTAATGGCAAACGTTTGCGAAAAGAAGCAAATTATGTAAAAATAAACGAAAAAACAATTTCCGACTTAGTAACGCTTCCTTTAGATGAATTATCTATTTTTTTCAAAAATTTAAAATTAGACAAATATGAAGAGAAAATTGGAAAACGTTTGTTAACCGAAATTAACAATCGTTTGCAATTTTTAACCAATGTTGGGTTGAATTATTTAACCCTCAACAGAACTTCCAACACACTTTCTGGTGGCGAAAGTCAGCGTATAAATTTGGCAACTTCGTTGGGAAGTTCCTTGGTGGGTTCCATGTATATTTTAGACGAACCAAGTATTGGTTTGCATCCAAAAGACACAGAAAGATTGATTGGCGTTTTAAAAGACTTGCGTGACTTAGGCAACACAGTTGTAGTGGTTGAGCATGATGAAGATATTATGAAAGAGGCCGATTATATTATAGATATTGGCCCAGAAGCAGGAACTTTTGGAGGAAATGTAGTTGCAGAAGGAACATTTAAAGAAATTTTAAAATCCGATTCTTTAACTGCGCAATATCTAAATAACGATTTACGAATTGAAGTACCTACAAAACGTAGAACATCAAAAAATAATATTCAAATAATTGGTGCAAGAGAACACAATTTAAAAAATATAGATGTTACTTTTCCACTGAATTGTTTATCGGTTATTACAGGAGTTTCTGGTTCAGGAAAAAGTACGTTGGTAAAAAGTATTTTGTACCCAACTATGCAGAAAAAACTGATTGGTTATGGAGAAAAAATTGGTCAGCATACAGATATAAAAGGAAGTTTCGAAAATTTAAAACATGTAGAATTTATCGACCAAAATCCTATTGGGCGTTCTTCTCGCTCGAATCCTGTAACGTATATTAAGGCGTATGATGATATTCGTGCATTGTTTTCAAATCAGAAATTATCGAAAATAAGAAACTACAAACCCAAACATTTTTCTTTTAATGTTGAAGGTGGTCGTTGTGAAGTTTGTAAAGGCGAAGGAGAAGTTACCATTGAAATGCAATTTATGGCAGATGTGCATTTGGAGTGTGATGCTTGTAATGGAAAACGTTTTAAAAAAGAAGTGTTAGAAGTCAATTTTCAAGGAAAAAATATAGACGATATTTTAAATTTAACGATTGATGATGCTGTCGCTTTTTTCTCTGAAAACTTAGTCACAAAAATTGCACAAAAGCTAAAACCTTTACAAGATGTTGGTTTGGGGTATGTGCAATTAGGGCAATCTTCGTCCACACTTTCTGGTGGAGAAGCACAAAGAATAAAATTAGCATCGTTTTTAGTAAAAGGAAACACAAAAGACAAAGCCTTATTTATTTTTGATGAACCCACAACAGGCTTACATTTTCATGATATTAAAAAATTATTACGCTCTTTTAATGCTTTAATAGATAGAGGACACTCTATAATTGTTATTGAGCATAACATAGAACTTATAAAATGTGCAGATTATATTATTGATTTAGGATTGGAAGGAGGAAAAAATGGTGGAAAACTAATTTTCCAAGGAACTCCAGAAGCATTAGCGAGAAATAAAGAATCTTATACTAGTAAATATTTAACAGAAAAATTAATGTTTTAA
- the bcp gene encoding thioredoxin-dependent thiol peroxidase, translating to MTTLKIGDKAPQFEAKDNAGNTVKLSDYAGKKLVLFFYPKASTPGCTNEACDLRDNYQSFLAKGYDVLGASADSAKRQQNWINKHDLPFPLLADEDKAVIEAFGVWGPKKFMGKEYDGIHRTTFVIDENGVIEDIISKVKTKAHAAQILG from the coding sequence ATGACAACATTAAAAATAGGAGATAAGGCTCCACAATTTGAAGCAAAAGACAATGCAGGAAATACCGTTAAATTATCTGATTATGCAGGTAAGAAATTAGTTTTGTTCTTTTACCCGAAAGCAAGTACACCAGGTTGTACAAACGAAGCGTGTGATTTACGAGACAATTATCAATCTTTTTTGGCAAAAGGATATGACGTTTTGGGTGCAAGTGCAGATTCTGCAAAAAGACAACAAAATTGGATTAATAAACACGATTTACCTTTTCCGCTTTTAGCTGATGAAGACAAAGCTGTAATTGAAGCTTTTGGAGTTTGGGGGCCGAAGAAATTTATGGGAAAAGAATATGATGGAATTCACAGAACTACTTTTGTTATCGACGAAAATGGAGTAATAGAAGATATTATATCAAAAGTAAAAACAAAAGCACATGCAGCGCAAATTTTGGGTTAG
- a CDS encoding endonuclease III domain-containing protein, protein MNKQEKVQFVIDTLQTFYPEIPIPLDHKDPYTLLVAVLLSAQCTDVRVNKITPLLFAKADNPFDMVQLSVEEIKEIIRPCGLSPMKSKGIYGLSKILIEKYNGEVPQSFDGLEELPAVGHKTASVVMSQAFGVPAFPVDTHILRLMYRWNLSNGKSVAQTEKDAKRLFPRELWNDLHLQIIWYGREYSPARGWDLEKDIITKTIGRKSVLDAYYKK, encoded by the coding sequence ATGAATAAACAAGAAAAAGTACAATTTGTAATCGATACATTACAAACATTTTACCCAGAAATACCAATTCCTTTAGATCATAAAGATCCTTATACATTATTGGTAGCTGTTTTATTATCAGCACAATGTACAGATGTTCGTGTAAATAAAATTACGCCTTTATTGTTTGCAAAAGCAGATAATCCTTTTGATATGGTGCAACTATCTGTAGAAGAAATTAAGGAAATTATTCGTCCTTGTGGTTTATCGCCAATGAAATCGAAAGGTATTTATGGTTTATCTAAAATATTAATCGAAAAATACAATGGCGAAGTTCCACAATCTTTTGATGGTTTAGAAGAATTACCAGCAGTTGGTCATAAAACTGCGAGTGTTGTTATGAGCCAGGCTTTTGGAGTGCCTGCTTTTCCTGTAGATACTCATATTTTAAGATTAATGTATCGTTGGAATTTATCGAACGGAAAAAGTGTGGCGCAAACCGAAAAAGATGCAAAACGTTTATTTCCAAGAGAATTATGGAACGATTTACATTTACAAATTATTTGGTATGGACGCGAGTATTCTCCTGCCAGAGGTTGGGATTTAGAGAAAGATATTATCACGAAAACGATTGGTAGAAAGTCTGTTTTGGATGCTTATTATAAAAAATAG
- a CDS encoding type II toxin-antitoxin system RelE/ParE family toxin produces MAEYKLTNKAVEDLSKIWDYIFEVWSEKQADKYYDGLISNCEEIAENPELGKNYKEISKQLLGVKANRYIIFYRTLEKNYVEITRILHERMDLKERITE; encoded by the coding sequence ATGGCTGAATATAAACTGACCAACAAAGCTGTCGAGGATTTATCTAAGATTTGGGACTATATATTTGAAGTCTGGTCTGAAAAACAAGCTGACAAATATTACGATGGACTGATTTCTAACTGTGAAGAAATCGCAGAAAATCCAGAGTTGGGAAAAAACTATAAAGAAATATCAAAGCAACTTCTCGGAGTGAAAGCAAATCGGTACATAATATTCTACAGAACATTGGAAAAAAATTATGTTGAAATAACGAGGATATTGCACGAACGAATGGATTTAAAGGAAAGAATAACCGAATAA